Proteins from a genomic interval of Phenylobacterium sp. LH3H17:
- the purT gene encoding formate-dependent phosphoribosylglycinamide formyltransferase, with protein sequence MAMRLGTPLSPTAVKVMLLGSGELGKEVAIELQRLGCEVIAVDRYEGAPAHQVAHRSHVIAMTDAKALRALVELERPHLIVPEIEAIATDELVRIEAEGLATVIPTARAAQLTMNREGIRRLAAETLGLPTSPYAFAATEAELAAGAEATGFPCFVKPVMSSSGKGQSYVEGPEGIAAAWRYALEAGRVEQALVIVEGRIDFEFEITLLTVRSKAADGSILTSFCAPVGHRQVKGDYVESWQPQAMSAAALDRAREIAAAVTGELGGLGLFGVELFVRGDEVWFSEVSPRPHDTGLVTLATQAQSEFALHARAILGLPVDTALREPGASAVIYGGMEARGIAFEGVAEALSVPGADLRLFGKPEAFERRRMGVALARAADVDEARARAREAASRVRPVAG encoded by the coding sequence ATCGCCATGCGCCTCGGCACGCCGCTCTCGCCCACCGCCGTAAAGGTCATGCTGCTGGGCTCCGGCGAGCTGGGCAAGGAGGTGGCCATCGAGCTGCAGCGGCTGGGCTGCGAGGTGATCGCCGTCGACCGCTACGAGGGCGCCCCGGCCCATCAGGTCGCCCATCGCAGCCACGTCATCGCCATGACGGACGCCAAGGCCCTACGCGCCCTGGTCGAGCTGGAGCGGCCGCACCTGATCGTGCCCGAGATCGAGGCCATCGCCACCGACGAGCTGGTGCGCATCGAGGCCGAGGGCCTGGCCACGGTCATCCCGACCGCCCGCGCCGCCCAGCTGACCATGAACCGCGAGGGCATCCGGCGGCTGGCCGCCGAGACCCTGGGACTGCCCACCTCGCCATACGCCTTCGCCGCCACCGAGGCGGAACTGGCGGCGGGCGCGGAGGCCACCGGCTTCCCCTGTTTCGTGAAGCCGGTGATGTCGTCCTCCGGCAAGGGCCAGTCCTATGTGGAAGGCCCAGAGGGGATCGCCGCGGCCTGGCGCTACGCCCTGGAGGCCGGACGGGTCGAACAGGCCCTGGTGATCGTCGAGGGCAGGATCGACTTCGAGTTCGAGATCACCCTGCTGACCGTCCGCTCCAAGGCGGCGGACGGATCCATCCTCACCAGCTTCTGCGCCCCCGTCGGCCACCGGCAGGTGAAGGGCGACTATGTGGAGAGCTGGCAGCCGCAGGCCATGAGCGCCGCGGCGCTCGACCGTGCCCGCGAGATCGCCGCCGCCGTGACCGGCGAGCTGGGCGGGCTTGGCCTGTTCGGCGTCGAGCTGTTCGTGCGCGGCGACGAGGTCTGGTTCTCCGAGGTCAGCCCCCGGCCGCACGACACCGGCCTCGTCACCCTGGCCACCCAGGCGCAGAGCGAGTTCGCCCTGCACGCCCGCGCCATCCTGGGCCTGCCGGTGGACACCGCCCTGCGCGAGCCGGGCGCCAGCGCGGTGATCTATGGCGGCATGGAAGCCCGGGGGATCGCCTTCGAGGGCGTCGCCGAAGCCCTTTCCGTCCCCGGGGCGGACCTGCGCCTGTTCGGCAAGCCAGAGGCGTTCGAACGCCGCCGCATGGGCGTGGCCCTGGCCCGCGCCGCCGACGTGGACGAAGCACGCGCCCGCGCCCGCGAGGCGGCCTCCCGGGTCAGGCCGGTCGCAGGCTGA